From one Felis catus isolate Fca126 chromosome E2, F.catus_Fca126_mat1.0, whole genome shotgun sequence genomic stretch:
- the HSD11B2 gene encoding corticosteroid 11-beta-dehydrogenase isozyme 2: protein MERWPWPSGGAWLLVAARALLQLLRADLRLGRPLLAALALLAALDWLCQRLLPPPAALAVLAAAGWIALSRLARPPRLPVATRAVLITGCDSGFGKETAKKLDAMGFTVLATVLELDGPGALELRACCSPRLRLLQLDLTKPADISRALEFTKAHTTSTGLWGLVNNAGHNNVVADVELSPVATFRSCMEVNFFGALELTKGLLPLLRRSRGRIVTVGSPAGDMPYPCLAAYGTSKAAMALLMDTFSCELLPWGVKVSIIQPGCFKTESVQNVGQWEQRKQLLLASLPRELLQAYGEDYIEHLHGQFLHSLRLALPDLSPVVDAITDALLAAQPRRRYYPGRGLGLMYFIHYYLPEGLRRRFLQTFFINHCLPRALRPGQPGSTPAQDAALDPDPNPGSSPVTAQ, encoded by the exons ATGGAGCGCTGGCCTTGGCCGTCGGGCGGCGCCTGGCTGCTCGTGGCGGCCCGTGCGCTGCTGCAGCTGCTGCGCGCAGACCTGCGTCTGGGCCGCCCGCTGCTGGCGGCGCTGGCGCTGCTGGCTGCGCTCGACTGGCTGTGCCAGCGCCTGCTGCCCCCGCCGGCCGCACTCGCCGTGCTGGCCGCCGCCGGCTGGATCGCGTTGTCCCGCCTGGCGCGCCCTCCGCGCCTGCCGGTGGCCACTCGCGCGGTGCTCATCACCG GCTGTGACTCTGGTTTTGGCAAGGAGACGGCAAAGAAGCTAGACGCTATGGGCTTCACGGTGCTGGCCACCGTGTTGGAGTTGGATGGCCCTGGTGCCCTAGAGCTGCGTGCCTGCTGTTCCCCTCGCCTAAGGCTGCTGCAGCTGGACCTGACCAAGCCAGCAGACATCAGCCGAGCACTGGAGTTCACAAAGgcccacaccaccagcacag GCTTGTGGGGCCTGGTCAACAATGCAGGCCACAACAATGTAGTGGCCGATGTGGAGCTGTCTCCAGTGGCCACATTCCGCAGCTGCATGGAGGTGAATTTCTTCGGTGCGCTTGAACTAACCAAGGGCCTGTTGCCACTGCTGCGGCGTTCTAGGGGTCGCATCGTGACTGTGGGCAGCCCAGCAG GAGACATGCCATACCCATGCTTGGCGGCCTATGGGACCTCCAAAGCGGCCATGGCACTGCTCATGGACACATTCAGCTGTGAACTTCTGCCCTGGGGGGTCAAGGTCAGCATCATCCAGCCTGGCTGCTTCAAGACAG AGTCTGTGCAGAATGTGGGCCAGTGGGAGCAGCGTAAACAGCTGCTGCTGGCCAGCCTGCCCCGAGAGCTGCTCCAGGCCTACGGTGAGGACTACATCGAGCACTTACATGGGCAGTTCCTGCATTCGCTGCGCCTGGCGCTGCCAGACCTCAGCCCAGTTGTAGATGCCATCACCGACGCACTGCTGGCAGCTCAGCCACGCCGCCGCTATTACCCAGGCCGTGGCCTGGGGCTCATGTACTTCATCCACTACTACCTGCCTGAGGGCCTGCGGCGCCGCTTCCTGCAGACCTTCTTCATCAATCACTGTCTGCCAAGAGCACTGCGGCCTGGCCAGCCTGGCTCTACCCCAGCCCAGGATGCAGCCCTGGACCCAGACCCAAACCCAGGCTCTTCCCCCGTGACAGCCCAATGA